The following is a genomic window from Psychrobacter immobilis.
ACTACTATCATTTAACCTATGGTCTGACTTTACTATCATGGGTAATGGCATCTTTGATGCATTGGATAAAATTACCAGTAAATTCCTTCTCCCGCTAACGGGTCTTGCTGCAATTATTTTCGTTGGTTGGCAAATGGATCAACGCAGTATTCAGCAAGAGCTTGGTCTGTCTAATGGTGCATGGCAATTATGGCAAATCGTTGCTAAGTTTGTAGCACCAATTGCCGTGATCGTGGTATTTGTAACCTCGTTAATGGGCTAGTACTGATTAACTAGAAATAATACAAGCGATACACTAAAAAGGGCTTAAGATAATTCTTAAGCCCTTTTTATAGGTATGACAATTGCAAAAATATGATTAGCGTAGATTTAACTCAGGTACTGTTTGTCCACGTTTGTTATAAAATTCGCTGACAAACTCATCAAATTTGTCTTGTTCAATGGCATCACGAATACCTTGCATCAAACGCTGATAATAGCGCAAGTTATGGATAGTCGCTAATTGAGCACCCAGCATCTCTTTACACTTATTAAGATGGTAGAGATAAGCACGGCTAAAATTTTGGCAAGTATAGCAGTCGCACTCAGGATCTAGTGGACCTTCGTCATTGCGATACTGGCTGTTACGGATACGTACCACACCAGCATTGTCTGCATCGCCTGTCACGAAGTAGTGACCATTACGCGCGTTACGCGTCGGCATCACACAGTCGAACATATCGACACCGCGACGTACACCTTCAACTAAATCCTCAGGCTTACCAACGCCCATCAGATAGCGTGGCTTATCTGCTGGCATATCATCAGGGAGGTAGTCTAGGACATCTATCATTTCATCTTTTGGTTCACCAACCGACAGACCACCGATGGCATAACCATCAAAGCCGATATCGAGCAGGCCTTCAAGTGATTGCTGACGCAAATCAGGATACATACTGCCTTGAATAATGCCAAATAATGCGTTGGTGCTGCCCAGTCTGTTGTGCTCATCAACACAGCGCTGTCCCCAACGTAAGGACAACTCTAACGATTTTTTTGCTTCGTCATGAGTTGCAGGATAGGGCGTACACTCATCAAATTGCATGACGATGTCTGAGTTCAAGCTGTACTGAATCTGCATCGATTTTTCTGGAGACAGAAAAACTTTCGCACCATCGATAGGAGATTTAAAATCGACCCCTTCTTCGGTGATTTTACGCATGGCACCCAGACTGAATACTTGGAAACCACCTGAATCAGTCAAGATAGGCTTATCCCAATGCATAAATTTATGCAAACCGCCAAACTTATCGATCACCTCGGTACCTGGACGTAACCATAGATGAAAGGTATTGCCTAAAATGATATCAGCACCAATGGCTTCAATATCACGTGGCAGCATGCCCTTGACTGTACCATAAGTGCCAACAGGCATAAACGCTGGCGTTTGTACGTCGCCATGATTGAGATGAACCGTACCACGGCGCGCACGCGTGTCACCGCTGGCCGTTTTATGTAAGACAAATTGCATATGATTATCGCTATTTACGCTATGAAAATGGTGCTAATTATAGCATTGTTAGCGGTTTTTTTGGACATGGATGTTTATGAGGTATTGATATATCTGACAAATACGTCTTTTGATTAATAGTCTTTTGTCATAACCAAAAGACACAGACAGTACTTATGAGTAGTTGGTAAAGTAGAAATCATAATGGTGAGACAGTAACCATTGCTAAGCGATGTTTTAACTGCTGGAGACATACTATGAAAAAGGCAACCTACTTATTATTAAGTGGTTCATTATTAACCTCAGGAGCAGCTATGGCGACCGAAGAGCCGAATTATACAGTGTTGTCGCAAATGGATGACTTTGAGCTTCGTCGTTACGATAAGCAGCTAGTAGCGCAAACGTTGGTAAGTGGTGACCAAGACTCCGCCAGTCGCGAAGGGTTTAAAGTGTTAGCCGACTATATATTTGGCAATAATACAGCGCCAACTGGCGGTAGTAGTAAAATTAGCATGACTGCGCCTGTTACGATGCAGCCCAATAACAAAAAGAGTGATAGCGAATCACAGAAAATTGCGATGACAGCACCAGTAAGTATGCAGCAAGACGATGGTAAGTGGCGTGTACAATTTACTATGCCTAGTAAATACAAGATGCAAACACTGCCAAAGCCCAATAATCCAAACATCACGATTACCGAGGTGCCAGCACAGACGTATGGTGTGATTAAGTTCTCAGGGTTAGCAGGCAGTAAAAAAGTAGCGACTAAAACGGAAGAGCTACAATCTTGGATGCAAATCCAAAATTTGACTATAACGGGCGAGCCTGAACTGGCACGTTATAATCCGCCTTGGACGCTGCCTTTTTTGCGCCGTAATGAAGTGATGATTGCTTACAAGTCAAAGTAATACTAGGCTCAAAATATAAGATGAGCGTTGTCACATTTGCTGAGCTTATTATAAGTAGTGTTTGCATCTGTTTGCCGTGCTATTCAAATTTTTGGAAGTGGTACGCCCATAAAAAAAGACAGCATTTGCTGTCTTTTTTGTACTGACTTTTAAGAAAATAAACTTAGTCTTTTTGCTCACGGATGATATTCAGCATACGACGTAGCGGCTCGGCTGCGCCCCATAATAGTTGATCACCAACGGTAAATGCGCCTAGATACTCAGGGCCCATATTGAGCTTACGCAAGCGACCTAGTGCAACTGTTAATGTACCAGTCACGGCTACTGGCGTTAAGCGGTTCATGGTGGCTTCTTTGTCGTCTTCTACCAAGTCCAACCACTCGTTGCCGCTATTTTTTAGCGCCGCTTCGATTTCTTCTAGTGGAATGTCTTTTTTGAGCTTGATGGTAAGGCCTTGCGCATGACAGCGCATCGCGCCAACGCGGACACACATACCGTCGATAGCAATCTTATCAGCTTCAGAATTACCAAGGATTTTGTTGGTTTCAACACCACCTTTCCATTCTTCTTTTGACTGCTTGTTCTCTAGTTGAACATCAATATATGGAATCAAGCTACCAGCTAGTGGTACACCAAAGTACTGGGTAGGGAAGTAGTTCGAGCGTTGGGTTTGCGCGATTTTTTTATCAATTTCAAGAATAGCGCTAGCAGGATCAGCCAATTCATCTTTGACCGCATCATGCAATACACCCATACCACTGATTAGCTCGCGCATGTTGTTTGCACCAGAGCCACTAGCGGCTTGATAAGTCATGGCGCTGACCCATTCAACCCAACCTTTATTAAACAGCTCGCCAATCGCCATGAGCATCAATGACACGGTACAGTTACCACCGATAAAGTCTTTTTTACCACTGGCTAAGGCGCTATCAATAACAGCGCGATTGACTGGATCGAGAATGATGATGCTGTCATCTTCCATTCGCAAGGTGCTTGCCGCATCAATCCAGTAGCCATTCCAGCCACTATCACGTAGCGGTTGATGGACTTGCGAGGTATAGTCGCCGCCTTGGCAGGTAATGATGACATCACAAGCTGCTAGCGCGTCAATATCATGAGCATCTTTTAATTGGCCGGTATGAATACCATCAAGGCTTGGGGCATCACCACCTGCGTTGCTGGTTGAGAAAAACACGGGTGTAATACCGTCAAAATCTTTTTCCTCAGTCATACGTTGTATTAATACTGAACCGACCATGCCGCGCCAGCCTACCAAGCCTACTGTTAAATTACTCATGAAACTCAATCCTTTTTACCATAAATTGTTGCATTGCCAGCCGATAACAATGCCGTGAATAGCCATAAAAAGCAAGGCGTTTTGGCCGTTTTTAGTGGTTTTTCATACACTATTAATGATGTTCAGTATAACTTTAAGTTATTAACCTAATGGCGATAGTGGCGATGCCTCACTCGCCACAAGTAGGTAGATAGTCCTAAAAATGAAGTTTGTCCGTAGTACTCGTTATGGTGGGCGAATTGAAAGTGTAATGTTTTATAGCGGTTAACGAATAATCCATGCTCATTAGTAGGCGATAACCTTCTGAAATGCTAAAGTAAACAGCTAACGTCAGTTCAGTTAAAACCATGGCGATATTCATCATTTAATAGACGGCTAATACATACTATGGATCTCTCACTATTATATTACAGCATACAGTGGTTAGCAGGGTTCATCGCATTTGTGACGATTTGGGGCTGGATACCACTGGATAATTGGTGGGTGCGCGGTGTTGAATTTCCGCGTATTCAGATCATGGTGTTGGGTGTCATCGCTTGGATTGGTATGCTGATTTTTTGGTCAGAGTGGCAGCTGGGACAGTGGCTGTTATTTACCGTCTTAAGCATTACATTAGCCTTTCAGCTTAGGATGGTATTGCCTTATACCAAGCTATGGAAAAAAGAAGTTCAAAAGGCAAAAGACAAGCCAGAAGGGCAGGTGCATCAACTAAAAATAATGGTATCAAACGTACTAACGCCCAATGATGACACCCAAAAATTGGTGGATTTGGTGAAGCAAAGACAGCCTGATATTTTAATTGCGCTAGAGAGTGATGAAAAATGGGAAAAAGCGCTGCATCAAATCGAGGCTGATTATCCTTACACCGTAAAAGTGCCACTAGACAATCTGTATGGGATGCATCTTTATTCTAAGCTTGAGTTGATTGATCCTGAAGTTAAATACTTGATGATTGATGACATACCTTCTATTCATGCCCAACTGCGCCTGCAAAGTGGTCGCGTGATTTGGTTGTATTGCTTGCATCCCATGCCGCCGAGTCCGACGGAAGCGGATAAATCTACCACCCGCGATGCTGAGCTATTGATGGTTGGCAAGCACATCAAAGAAAACAAGCAAACGGCGATATTGGCAGGCGACCTCAATGATGTAGCATGGTCAAAGACCACGCGACGCTTTCAACGTATCTCAGGATTGTTGGATCCGCGTATTGGTCGACATTTTATCAATACGTTTCATGTCAGCTATCCATTTTTACGTTGGGCGCTGGATCATATTTTCCATAGTGCTTGCTTTACGGTGGTAGATATTCGGCGTATGCCGTCGATAGGTTCGGATCACTTTCCTGTTATGACGACTTTACAATACGAACCAGAAGAGGAGAGCAATCAAGCGCAAAATGCCCCTACTGCAGAAGCGGAAGATATCAAAGAGACTGATAATAAAATAGTAGAAGGTAAAAAAGAAGGTGAAAAAGTCTCAAAGGAACATGCAGAAGAGCAGAGAAGTTAGGGTTGATAGCCTGCCATTACTATAGCCATCGTATGATGCAATGTTAAAAGAGGCTGTAAGCATATGCTTACGTTAAATAAGGTCTTTAGCCTCTAGTCGCATTAAACTGATTACCCTACAATACCTGCATCAACACAAGGATACGCATGGATGCAGTGTTGAGACAGTATCAATAAAAGCACAGGTCAGCCCGCTGTCTTATAGGATACTGTTTATGACTTAGGATGAGTCAGCATGGAAGAAATAATAACAACAATATGAAGCGCCATAGCCCCGAACCAATCGCCCTAGGTTCGGGGCTTTTCTTTGTGTGCGTAATGCTTACATTTATTTTATTTGATGTTTTTGTATTTGGATATGCTGCAATATATTTGAGATGACCTTCTGATTATTTTTAGCGCATAAATGAACGTTAATAAAAAAAGGGTACATGCATTAGCATATACCCTTTTTGACAAAGCATTATTAGATTTGACTTATCGATGCCTATATCAGTTAGCCAAGTACTTGGATGTAAGCACCTGCGCGTAGCTCTTGTAGCCAGTCTTCTTTGGCTTGTGGTGCTAAGCGCTGATAAAGCGCTTGACGTGCCATGTTGCGACGATATTGATCGCTAACATCTTGTTGGCGTTTGCCTTCTATTTTCAATATATGCCAGCCAAACTGGGTTTTGAAAGGAGCAGAATAGTCGCCAACCGCTGTGTTTTTCATCATGGCTTCGAATGGACCAATCATGTCTTCTTCGCTCACCCAATCAAGATCGCCACCGCGCCCAGCGGAACCGGGATCATCTGAATAGGTCGATGCTAAACCAGCAAAATCAGCGCCGCTGCGTAGCTGTTCATACAAATCATTAATCTTTTGCTCAGCAAGCGCATCTGTCTGTAGCTCATCAACTTTTACCAATATGTGACGAGTACGCCACTGCGGTATCAGCATAGTGTCGCTGGCTTTTTTGTCAGCAAGTTTGATGATATCGATACCTTCAGGTGTTATTAATGGTGCGCTGACCGCACCAACCTCAAGTTTGGTAATTTCACTTGATAGCTCTGTAGGTAGAGACGCGGCTTTATGAAAGCCCATATCGCCACCTTGTAGCGGAATAGGATAGTTGCCTTGGCTAGCAGCGACCGCTTCAGCGACATCAACGTTTGGTGCAAGCAGGCGAGTACGCAGAGCTTCTGCTACCTTTAACGCCTCATTGCGTTGGGCTTCTGAGAGTCGGCTGTAGTCATCCATGTAGGGCACTCGTACATGAATCGTTTGATACTCACTCTGGTTTAAACGCTTGGCTTCAGGCGAGGCCAAAAATGCATCAATATCCTGTTCGCTAATGCGCACGCGGTTACCGATTTGGCGCTGTTGCAAGGCTTGAATGGCTGCGTCTTCGATTAATTGCGCACGTAGCGCCGCATAGCTACCAGGTTTTGCTGCGTCCAAACGCTGTTGCAAAGCTGAGATGCTCGTCAGCCCTTCTGCTTGCGCAATTTGACTAAGGCGTTGATTAATAGCCGCTTCATCAGGGTTTAAACCGACGCGCTTGACCATTGATAGTTGTAACTCACGCAATATGAGCGCATTTAACACCTCAGACTGTAGCTGTGCTGAGTTTGCTATTGGTTCACCTGCTGCTTGTGCACGTGCTTGTGCTTGAGTGATAGCATCGATCAAATCACTCTTTAAGATAGCATTTTCATTGACTAAAGCAATAATACCGTCGGTGCTATTGGCTGGCGTCAAACGATTGACGTTATTCTGCGCGGTCACGGCATTTGCTTGAGGCGCTTGTGATTTTGCAGGTTTAACGGTGGCAGCTTGGGCGCTCAATGTAAGCGCAAGGCTGGCACTCATAGCTAGCAATACAGCACGGCTGGTTTGACGTAAAGAAAAAAATCTCATGATGCTCCTCATCAATGTCATCGCATCGGATGGTAGTTGGTCAACGCTGTTTAATACTTTTAACAGTCAAATATTAGACAGGGTTGACCATAATAGGGTTACAAACTGGGTTATGAAATATATAGTAAAAATATTTATACAAGCACGGTCTTAATCTTTCCAAGCAGTCTGGACAGGTTCAAAGCCCAAGATTTTATCAGAGAGTAAGCGAGTCAGGCGGCTGCTACCACTACCCAAACCATTCAATCTAATCTCTGCCATAATGGCTTGCGTTGGTTTGTCTTTGACATTTAAGTCATTATAGTAACGACGACCATAAACTGCAAAACCAAAGCAGCAATCTTCGTAATCAACGCCGACTAACGAATCAAGAACTTTATCACGATTGTAATCGTATTGACCTTGAGCCAAGATTCGCCAGCTGTTATTGATTGGAAAGACAGCCGATGCGGTAAAAGCAGAGAGCGGTAGCTGATCGGTGTTTTCATCACGTTGACGTTTGACAAATCCAACATTAAACAAGCTGTTGTCAGACGGCTGATAACGCAGCTCAGTCGTAATATAATTTAAATCATAATCATTGGTCAGTGCGCCACTAACATCAACCCAAAAGTTGTTGTAAGGCTGCGTGCTGGTATCCCAAACCATCCCTGAAGATGAAGAGGTGAAGACAGGTTGCTGATCATCAAGCGTAACACGTCCATTATCGATATAAAACTGCTCTGCAATGCTACCATCAAAACGTGTCACACCCGTTGCGTCGATGTAACGATAATTGATACCAGGAGTAATCGAATGCAAATCTTGCAAGCGATCATGCCCTAAGAACCAACTGTCAGAAAACAGCTGTTCATAGTTAATAGAGGCAATACGCGTATTAAAGTTCGGAATATCGTTTTGGTCTTCATATGGCGAGTAGGTGTATTTCAATCGCGGGCTAAGCAAGCGATAGCCACCCATGGTATCGTCGAATGCGCCAAAAGGCGAGCCTGCTTGATAGAAATTCAGACCTGCATCGATACTGGCTTGCGGTACAAATACCGACTGGCTACCGTCTTTATCACTCAACTGGTTGTCGGCTAAGCTGTCCTCGTCATAAGAAGTATAGAGATGTTGTAAGCTCAGTTTTGGCTTGATATAACCCCAAGATTTTTCCATTGGATAAACGGCGCTGAGTTTATTATAAATTCGCCCGCCACTTTTTTCATTCTCAGAGCCATCGTCGATGGATTTTTTGAAATAAGCAGAATCGTGTACACCAGTGATATCGAAGCTCTTCGCCCAAGGCAGTCGATAATCGAGCTTGAGCTGCGGCAATCTTGAATAAGGTTTATCTTTGTCTTCTAAGGGTTTACCATTACTGGTAAAAGCGTCTAGAGTTTGAAAGGTTTCTACCTTCAATTCACCATCAACATAGTTATTATAATAATTGACACGTGCACGGCGTGGTAAGTTTATGGTGCTGTCTGATAGACCCAGCGTGTCAAAATCATTGAGGTAGTCTGAATCTGACACATAGCTGTATTTTGCATCACCGCTTAAGCGTGGAATGCTCTTAGATGACCAATAATGATCATAAAAGAAGCTAGAGCGGTCTTCGTCATTGTACTCTTTGTCATTAGGTAAATATGAACCATTAAAAATACCTTCGCCATAACTTTCGGTCAGATAGCGAAACTCGCCTGACACCATAGGATTACGATCGGTATAAATATGGGTATTGAGCGTGGCATCATAATTGGGTGCCAAATTGAAATAGTAGGGTATATCAATCTCAAGACCGCTTTCACTACTGATACTGGCATTCGGCAATAAAAAACCACTGGTGCGACGATTATCAATCGGGAAGTTGAAGTAAGGCAAATAGAACACAGGCACGTCAGCGATACGGAAAGTAGTATTATAAGCTTCGCCGCGACCTGTATCGGTATCTAAATCAATGCTTTTGGCATCAAACTGCCATTTACGATTGGTTGGTGGACAGGTACTAAACATGACATCATCTAGCTCATATTGACTGTCATTCGGTCTGTTCAAGCGCTTGGCATAACCATGAGCTTGCAGTTCTACACTAGCAAAAGCCACATCATTAGCTGTCGACTGCCCAGTTTCAGTATTATAGTTCAAACTATCGGCGACCCCAATAAGACCACCTTTTGATGCTTTTTCAGTGAAATTGGCTTGGGGGTTATTCGATGAGCGGTTTGGCGCATTGCTATCTAGTGCGTTGCTAGGTGATACTTGCTGACCTGTCGCTTGGTCAGTAAACATGACTTTACCTTGAGCGGCGGCAATGCCATTGCTCAAATCTAACAAGACTTTTTCTGCTTCTATCTGCTGGGTACCCTGATTGATGATGACATTGCCCGACAGCTCTGCATAGTCGACATTGTCGTAATAACCATAATCTGATTCTGAAAACAGCGGCGCTTGATTATTCGGGAGACCATTTAAGTTTGGCGCAGGCTGTCCATGGGTTGCTCCCGCCTCATTGACCGCGCGTTGATAGTTGGGGTTGCTCTTTGGATAAACCCATTGACCTTCGCAGCGTTGGGCGCTATCTACAGCATTCGGTAATAACTGTAAGTTTTTACCCACTTTTGGAATGGTTTGCGGGGTAGGTGTTAGCTCGTTTTGAATGACATCTTGGTTAGCATTATCGCTATTGTTTAACGTTGAGGCGTCTGTATCGGGTGTCAGCTCATAAAACTCTGCTAAGCGCAGCAGACTATCTTGAATACTTTCATCACTCACATCAACTTTACCAGTCTTCTGTGCGGCTTTAGGTGCAGTGGTTTCAGTAAGCTGAGCAGTGCTATTGTTTTGAGTGGTCGCAATCGTATCTGCTGCTGGTACAAAACCTTGATCATCACTCTCGTTAATGGCGGTAATTTCTAGAGGGCGGTTGTCTAAGGGACTTTCATTAATAGTATTCTCATTAGAGATGCTGTCGTTGAAGGTGCTTTCACTAAAGGTGCTTTCATTAAAAGTATTGTCAAAACTACTATCTGACGCATTGTTATCAGTAGCAGCCTTTTGAGACGTATTACGCTGAAAGTCAGTCTTTTGATTATTGCTATTTTGATAGCGGATATCATTATAGTCGCTGTCTTTTTGGACACTACTGCGATTGGCATCAGGTGTAACATCAGAGACATAACGGGTGCTACTGTCAGTGATTAGCGACTCAGTTTGCTGTGTGTCAGCATTGCTGGGCGCAGCACTAACGGTTAGGCTGGACAAGCCTAAGGCACCAAATAAGATCAAACGGATGCTTTGGTAAAGCGGAGAATATAACAAGGGCACACCTATGATTGCAGAGCCTATTGGATTGCGATACTGAATTTAGTAACCATATTATTAATCATGTATGGCGGTTAATAAACGACTAAAAAATCACTGATTGATAATGCTATCTTAAGAATTTGGCTGTTTTACATATAATGACGACTAATCATAGTCAAAAAAAACCAAATCAGCTACACTATTTACCAAAATTTATAATATAGCCAAGCTGTTTTTTGAATGGTTGCTGAGGTTATGCTCAGCGCTAGATGTCGAATGATATCCCAATACGCCTGCTATCGCAGTTTTTTTGGCTCAAGACGTTGCTATTTTAACAAGGTTTTGCCTGACTTATCACTACTTTAATTGTTTATGACTTATATTTAACCTGCGATGCCCATTATGACTGATAAAATACTTTTAGAGCCTAATATGATCGATACCAAACTCAATAGCCGTCTACAACAATTAGAGAGCTGGTTGCAGCAAGTATTTGCTGGTCAAACGTTCCAACTCGATAGTCTACCCGGTGACGCAAGTGCTCGCCAATACCATAGAATCCAGCTGTCAGACAGTAATGGCACGACAGTCGCACATTATATTGTCATGGATTCAGCGGACGAACAAGACGCCATGCGCCAGTTTATCAATGTGACTAAGCTGATGGCACCGGCGATCAATGTGCCGACGCTCATTGCGCAAGACGTGACGAAAGGCTTTTTGGTGTTACAGGATTTTGGTGCGATAGAGTTCGCCCATCTGCTTGTTGATGCG
Proteins encoded in this region:
- the tgt gene encoding tRNA guanosine(34) transglycosylase Tgt — protein: MQFVLHKTASGDTRARRGTVHLNHGDVQTPAFMPVGTYGTVKGMLPRDIEAIGADIILGNTFHLWLRPGTEVIDKFGGLHKFMHWDKPILTDSGGFQVFSLGAMRKITEEGVDFKSPIDGAKVFLSPEKSMQIQYSLNSDIVMQFDECTPYPATHDEAKKSLELSLRWGQRCVDEHNRLGSTNALFGIIQGSMYPDLRQQSLEGLLDIGFDGYAIGGLSVGEPKDEMIDVLDYLPDDMPADKPRYLMGVGKPEDLVEGVRRGVDMFDCVMPTRNARNGHYFVTGDADNAGVVRIRNSQYRNDEGPLDPECDCYTCQNFSRAYLYHLNKCKEMLGAQLATIHNLRYYQRLMQGIRDAIEQDKFDEFVSEFYNKRGQTVPELNLR
- a CDS encoding peptidylprolyl isomerase, encoding MRFFSLRQTSRAVLLAMSASLALTLSAQAATVKPAKSQAPQANAVTAQNNVNRLTPANSTDGIIALVNENAILKSDLIDAITQAQARAQAAGEPIANSAQLQSEVLNALILRELQLSMVKRVGLNPDEAAINQRLSQIAQAEGLTSISALQQRLDAAKPGSYAALRAQLIEDAAIQALQQRQIGNRVRISEQDIDAFLASPEAKRLNQSEYQTIHVRVPYMDDYSRLSEAQRNEALKVAEALRTRLLAPNVDVAEAVAASQGNYPIPLQGGDMGFHKAASLPTELSSEITKLEVGAVSAPLITPEGIDIIKLADKKASDTMLIPQWRTRHILVKVDELQTDALAEQKINDLYEQLRSGADFAGLASTYSDDPGSAGRGGDLDWVSEEDMIGPFEAMMKNTAVGDYSAPFKTQFGWHILKIEGKRQQDVSDQYRRNMARQALYQRLAPQAKEDWLQELRAGAYIQVLG
- a CDS encoding SOUL family heme-binding protein: MKKATYLLLSGSLLTSGAAMATEEPNYTVLSQMDDFELRRYDKQLVAQTLVSGDQDSASREGFKVLADYIFGNNTAPTGGSSKISMTAPVTMQPNNKKSDSESQKIAMTAPVSMQQDDGKWRVQFTMPSKYKMQTLPKPNNPNITITEVPAQTYGVIKFSGLAGSKKVATKTEELQSWMQIQNLTITGEPELARYNPPWTLPFLRRNEVMIAYKSK
- a CDS encoding LPS-assembly protein LptD is translated as MLYSPLYQSIRLILFGALGLSSLTVSAAPSNADTQQTESLITDSSTRYVSDVTPDANRSSVQKDSDYNDIRYQNSNNQKTDFQRNTSQKAATDNNASDSSFDNTFNESTFSESTFNDSISNENTINESPLDNRPLEITAINESDDQGFVPAADTIATTQNNSTAQLTETTAPKAAQKTGKVDVSDESIQDSLLRLAEFYELTPDTDASTLNNSDNANQDVIQNELTPTPQTIPKVGKNLQLLPNAVDSAQRCEGQWVYPKSNPNYQRAVNEAGATHGQPAPNLNGLPNNQAPLFSESDYGYYDNVDYAELSGNVIINQGTQQIEAEKVLLDLSNGIAAAQGKVMFTDQATGQQVSPSNALDSNAPNRSSNNPQANFTEKASKGGLIGVADSLNYNTETGQSTANDVAFASVELQAHGYAKRLNRPNDSQYELDDVMFSTCPPTNRKWQFDAKSIDLDTDTGRGEAYNTTFRIADVPVFYLPYFNFPIDNRRTSGFLLPNASISSESGLEIDIPYYFNLAPNYDATLNTHIYTDRNPMVSGEFRYLTESYGEGIFNGSYLPNDKEYNDEDRSSFFYDHYWSSKSIPRLSGDAKYSYVSDSDYLNDFDTLGLSDSTINLPRRARVNYYNNYVDGELKVETFQTLDAFTSNGKPLEDKDKPYSRLPQLKLDYRLPWAKSFDITGVHDSAYFKKSIDDGSENEKSGGRIYNKLSAVYPMEKSWGYIKPKLSLQHLYTSYDEDSLADNQLSDKDGSQSVFVPQASIDAGLNFYQAGSPFGAFDDTMGGYRLLSPRLKYTYSPYEDQNDIPNFNTRIASINYEQLFSDSWFLGHDRLQDLHSITPGINYRYIDATGVTRFDGSIAEQFYIDNGRVTLDDQQPVFTSSSSGMVWDTSTQPYNNFWVDVSGALTNDYDLNYITTELRYQPSDNSLFNVGFVKRQRDENTDQLPLSAFTASAVFPINNSWRILAQGQYDYNRDKVLDSLVGVDYEDCCFGFAVYGRRYYNDLNVKDKPTQAIMAEIRLNGLGSGSSRLTRLLSDKILGFEPVQTAWKD
- a CDS encoding endonuclease/exonuclease/phosphatase family protein — its product is MDLSLLYYSIQWLAGFIAFVTIWGWIPLDNWWVRGVEFPRIQIMVLGVIAWIGMLIFWSEWQLGQWLLFTVLSITLAFQLRMVLPYTKLWKKEVQKAKDKPEGQVHQLKIMVSNVLTPNDDTQKLVDLVKQRQPDILIALESDEKWEKALHQIEADYPYTVKVPLDNLYGMHLYSKLELIDPEVKYLMIDDIPSIHAQLRLQSGRVIWLYCLHPMPPSPTEADKSTTRDAELLMVGKHIKENKQTAILAGDLNDVAWSKTTRRFQRISGLLDPRIGRHFINTFHVSYPFLRWALDHIFHSACFTVVDIRRMPSIGSDHFPVMTTLQYEPEEESNQAQNAPTAEAEDIKETDNKIVEGKKEGEKVSKEHAEEQRS
- the asd gene encoding aspartate-semialdehyde dehydrogenase; translated protein: MSNLTVGLVGWRGMVGSVLIQRMTEEKDFDGITPVFFSTSNAGGDAPSLDGIHTGQLKDAHDIDALAACDVIITCQGGDYTSQVHQPLRDSGWNGYWIDAASTLRMEDDSIIILDPVNRAVIDSALASGKKDFIGGNCTVSLMLMAIGELFNKGWVEWVSAMTYQAASGSGANNMRELISGMGVLHDAVKDELADPASAILEIDKKIAQTQRSNYFPTQYFGVPLAGSLIPYIDVQLENKQSKEEWKGGVETNKILGNSEADKIAIDGMCVRVGAMRCHAQGLTIKLKKDIPLEEIEAALKNSGNEWLDLVEDDKEATMNRLTPVAVTGTLTVALGRLRKLNMGPEYLGAFTVGDQLLWGAAEPLRRMLNIIREQKD